One Cellulosimicrobium protaetiae genomic region harbors:
- a CDS encoding DUF488 domain-containing protein, producing MTIRIKRVYEPADEGDGFRVLVDRLWPRGETKEKARVDLWLKEVAPSTELRRWFHHEERLFDDFAERYRAELDANGEAVGELRAVVGRHPVVTLLFGAKDEQHNQAVVLRDYLAATASS from the coding sequence ATGACGATCCGGATCAAGCGCGTCTACGAGCCGGCCGACGAGGGTGACGGGTTCCGCGTGCTCGTCGACCGGCTGTGGCCGCGCGGCGAGACCAAGGAGAAGGCGCGCGTGGACCTCTGGCTCAAGGAGGTCGCGCCGTCCACGGAGCTGCGCCGCTGGTTCCACCACGAGGAGAGGCTGTTCGACGACTTCGCCGAGCGGTACCGGGCCGAGCTCGACGCGAACGGCGAGGCGGTGGGAGAGCTGCGGGCCGTCGTCGGGCGGCATCCCGTCGTGACGCTCCTGTTCGGGGCGAAGGACGAGCAGCACAACCAGGCGGTCGTGCTGCGCGACTACCTGGCCGCGACCGCCTCGTCCTGA
- a CDS encoding acyltransferase family protein, with amino-acid sequence MPSTTPRLAVLDGLRFAAAAAVLVYHFVAVNHHAWGERTSDSLPGAQGVAAYGSFGVQLFFVVSGFVILMTAWGRDVRGFVASRAGRLFPAYWAAVILTLVLLVLVIPGRRDVDLPQAAANLTMVQRAFGIPDLEAVYWTLWSELRFYVLVGLLVAVGLTRARVVAFVVLWPVAGAIATQTGSELVATVLVAPDAPLFAGGMVLYLLTRDRRSPVLWLALALDVVLAAAVSGRIQAARVENSTDVVVSPAVWWVAIVLCFAVVAAATLTPLARISWGWLTALGALTYPLYLVHSSWGRWVIESVHPYLSRAATLAVAAVACLALAWAIHRAVERPLGPRLRRALDRDLRRDPGPPGRRALARQDEAVAAR; translated from the coding sequence ATGCCCTCGACGACCCCGCGCCTCGCCGTCCTCGACGGACTCCGGTTCGCCGCCGCAGCAGCGGTGCTCGTCTACCACTTCGTCGCCGTCAACCACCACGCGTGGGGCGAGCGGACGAGCGACTCCCTGCCCGGCGCGCAGGGCGTCGCCGCCTACGGCTCGTTCGGCGTCCAGCTCTTCTTCGTGGTCAGCGGCTTCGTCATCCTCATGACGGCGTGGGGTCGCGACGTGCGCGGCTTCGTCGCCTCGCGCGCCGGTCGGCTGTTCCCTGCCTACTGGGCCGCCGTGATCCTCACGCTCGTCCTGCTCGTCCTCGTGATCCCGGGCCGGCGCGACGTCGACCTCCCGCAGGCGGCGGCCAACCTCACCATGGTCCAGCGCGCGTTCGGGATACCCGACCTCGAGGCCGTCTACTGGACGCTCTGGTCGGAGCTGCGGTTCTACGTCCTCGTCGGGCTCCTCGTCGCGGTCGGGCTCACCCGGGCCCGGGTGGTGGCGTTCGTCGTGCTGTGGCCCGTCGCGGGCGCGATCGCCACCCAGACCGGCTCCGAGCTCGTCGCGACGGTGCTCGTCGCGCCCGACGCACCGCTCTTCGCCGGCGGGATGGTGCTCTACCTGCTCACCCGGGACCGCCGCTCGCCCGTCCTCTGGCTCGCGCTCGCCCTCGACGTCGTGCTCGCGGCCGCCGTCTCGGGCCGGATCCAGGCTGCCCGCGTCGAGAACAGCACCGACGTCGTCGTCTCCCCCGCCGTCTGGTGGGTCGCGATCGTCCTCTGCTTCGCCGTCGTCGCGGCCGCGACCCTCACCCCGCTCGCCCGGATCTCCTGGGGCTGGCTCACCGCGCTCGGCGCCCTGACGTACCCGCTCTACCTCGTGCACTCGTCGTGGGGGCGCTGGGTGATCGAGTCCGTGCACCCGTACCTGTCGCGCGCGGCGACGCTCGCCGTGGCCGCCGTCGCGTGCCTCGCGCTCGCGTGGGCGATCCACCGTGCGGTCGAGCGCCCGCTCGGCCCACGCCTGCGCCGTGCGCTCGACCGCGACCTGCGGCGCGACCCGGGACCACCGGGCCGGCGGGCCCTCGCTCGTCAGGACGAGGCGGTCGCGGCCAGGTAG
- a CDS encoding DUF1206 domain-containing protein, producing the protein MAPSISSTGKAAARGARGSRTLELLARAGYAVSGLLHLVVGVLAVQVATGSTSSEQADQTGALTAIAQTPGGTVLLWFAVVAFAALALWQLTVALSGAAETSDRLKAAGKAVLYLALGVLAVQVVNGSAGGSGQEEGMTATLMQKPGGVLLVGAVGVGIVAAGVYHVVKGWRKKFLEDLKGGTGGHVGRAVVTLGRVGYVAKGVALGVLGALFVVAAVQHDPEQAGGLDAAFATLAAQPFGAVLLVAIGLGFAAYGLYSFARARYARM; encoded by the coding sequence GTGGCACCGAGCATCAGCTCGACCGGCAAGGCGGCAGCACGAGGAGCACGAGGCAGCAGGACGCTCGAGCTGCTGGCCCGCGCGGGATACGCCGTCAGCGGTCTGCTCCACCTCGTCGTCGGGGTCCTCGCCGTGCAGGTGGCGACCGGATCGACGTCGAGCGAGCAGGCGGACCAGACCGGCGCGCTCACCGCCATCGCGCAGACGCCGGGCGGGACCGTCCTGCTCTGGTTCGCGGTCGTGGCGTTCGCCGCGCTCGCGCTGTGGCAGCTCACGGTGGCGCTGAGCGGTGCGGCCGAGACGTCCGACCGGCTCAAGGCCGCCGGCAAGGCGGTCCTGTACCTCGCGCTCGGCGTGCTCGCCGTGCAGGTCGTGAACGGGTCCGCGGGTGGCTCCGGCCAGGAGGAGGGCATGACGGCGACCCTCATGCAGAAGCCGGGCGGTGTGCTCCTCGTGGGTGCCGTCGGCGTCGGGATCGTCGCCGCCGGCGTCTACCACGTGGTCAAGGGCTGGCGGAAGAAGTTCCTCGAGGACCTGAAGGGCGGCACGGGCGGTCACGTGGGGCGCGCCGTCGTGACGCTGGGCCGGGTGGGCTACGTCGCCAAGGGCGTCGCGCTCGGGGTGCTCGGCGCGCTCTTCGTCGTGGCCGCCGTGCAGCACGACCCGGAGCAGGCGGGCGGGCTCGACGCCGCGTTCGCGACCCTCGCCGCCCAGCCGTTCGGCGCGGTGCTGCTCGTCGCGATCGGGCTCGGGTTCGCCGCGTACGGGCTCTACTCCTTCGCCCGCGCCCGGTACGCCCGCATGTGA
- the def gene encoding peptide deformylase: protein MAMREIRTIPDPVLRTPCDEITTIDDRVRSLVADLVETVDHEGRAGLAANQIGVNLRAFSWNIDDEIGYVLNPRIVELSDDYQDGDEGCLSVPNLWYPTRRAWYARVVGTDLDGNEVVVEGTELMARCLQHECDHLDGMLYLDRLDRSVRKKAMRELRAHL, encoded by the coding sequence ATGGCGATGAGAGAGATCCGGACCATCCCGGACCCCGTGCTCCGCACCCCCTGCGACGAGATCACCACCATCGACGACCGCGTGCGCTCGCTCGTGGCAGACCTCGTCGAGACCGTCGACCACGAGGGACGCGCGGGCCTCGCCGCCAACCAGATCGGCGTCAACCTCCGGGCGTTCTCCTGGAACATCGACGACGAGATCGGGTACGTGCTCAACCCGCGCATCGTCGAGCTCTCCGACGACTACCAGGACGGCGACGAGGGCTGCCTCTCGGTCCCCAACCTCTGGTACCCGACGCGCCGCGCCTGGTACGCGCGCGTCGTGGGGACGGACCTCGACGGCAACGAGGTCGTCGTCGAGGGCACCGAGCTCATGGCCCGCTGCCTCCAGCACGAGTGCGACCACCTGGACGGCATGCTCTACCTCGACCGTCTCGACCGCTCCGTGCGCAAGAAGGCGATGCGGGAGCTGCGCGCCCACCTGTGA
- a CDS encoding DUF3145 domain-containing protein, with protein sequence MAGAITRGVLYVHSAPRALCPHMEWAAGNVLGVRVSLDWTEQPAARGLYRAEHSWQGPQGTGAKLASALRGWSHLRYEVTEEPSHGVDGGRWSHTPDLGIFYAQTDVHGNIVVPEDRIRAALDQVSEPWAMRDALHLALGKAWDDELEPFRYAGAGAPVRWLHRVG encoded by the coding sequence ATGGCCGGTGCCATCACCCGCGGTGTTCTTTACGTGCACTCAGCACCCCGTGCTCTGTGCCCGCACATGGAGTGGGCCGCGGGCAACGTCCTCGGTGTGCGCGTCTCGCTCGACTGGACCGAGCAGCCCGCCGCGCGCGGCCTCTACCGGGCCGAGCACTCCTGGCAGGGCCCGCAGGGGACGGGCGCCAAGCTCGCCTCCGCGCTGCGCGGCTGGTCCCACCTGCGCTACGAGGTGACCGAGGAGCCCAGCCACGGCGTCGACGGCGGCCGCTGGTCCCACACCCCTGACCTCGGCATCTTCTACGCCCAGACCGACGTGCACGGCAACATCGTCGTCCCCGAGGACCGCATCCGCGCCGCCCTGGACCAGGTGAGCGAGCCGTGGGCCATGCGCGACGCGCTGCACCTCGCGCTCGGCAAGGCGTGGGACGACGAGCTCGAGCCGTTCCGCTACGCCGGGGCCGGCGCACCCGTGCGCTGGCTGCACCGGGTCGGCTGA